The Leclercia sp. S52 genome has a segment encoding these proteins:
- a CDS encoding ASCH domain-containing protein, with amino-acid sequence MDVIEGLKLKYPRARAWAFGDNPEMANELADLVVKGIKTASCGSLASFNADDAAPGPGSYHIILNGQGAPVCVIRMLSLRLVRFSEVTEAFARKEGEGDLSLAYWREEHKAFFTREGVYAEDMELVAEEFAVVEVV; translated from the coding sequence ATGGATGTTATTGAGGGCTTAAAACTGAAATATCCGCGTGCCCGGGCATGGGCCTTCGGGGATAACCCTGAGATGGCTAACGAACTTGCGGACCTGGTCGTCAAAGGAATTAAGACCGCCTCCTGCGGCTCGCTGGCCTCCTTTAATGCCGATGACGCCGCTCCCGGGCCCGGAAGTTACCATATTATTCTTAACGGCCAGGGCGCGCCGGTCTGCGTTATCAGAATGCTGTCTCTGCGCCTGGTGCGCTTCTCTGAGGTGACGGAAGCCTTTGCCCGTAAAGAGGGGGAAGGGGATTTGAGCCTGGCATACTGGCGCGAGGAACATAAGGCATTTTTCACCCGGGAAGGGGTGTACGCGGAGGATATGGAGCTGGTGGCCGAAGAGTTTGCGGTGGTTGAGGTGGTGTGA
- a CDS encoding peroxidase family protein yields the protein MTFFGQFFDHGLDLIPKEGNGIVFIPLMPDDPLYKEGSPTNFMILTRAKVDATHNTVNTTTPWIDQNQTYTSHPSHQIFLREFTIIDGKPEPTGHLLNGAHGIATWGEVKAHALQFLGIQLTDADIFNVPLLATDRYGNLMLSANGKVQIVTLHGLVEANGGLLPSDTLRTGHAFLDDIAHTAVPKFDANGNLLADTNDAIGGAPEAGTYDNELLDRHFITGDGRGNENIGLTAVHSVFHDEHNRLVEQYKATILGSGDISVINQWLMPNHQITEIPADTSTLVWNGEYLFQAGRFTTEMEYQHLVFEEFARSVQPAVDPFVFSNTADINPAIFAEFAHVVYRFGHSMLTETVDRTTFDMQSDDLGLIQAFLNPLAFDNNGSMDNQAAIGAIVRGMTRQVGNEIDEFLTGALRNNLVGLPLDLGALNIARGRDTFMPTFNQARAQFFELTGNSELKPYESWADFAANLKNTASILNFMAAYGQHQLILNATTIAEKRAAVEFLLFGPADDATRADAFDFFNSTGAWASKESGLNMVDFWIGGLAERKMEFGGMLGSTFNFVFETQMEMLQDGDRFYYLSRTQGLNMLNQLEANSFAALVMRNSDLGDEGSSHVHAKLFMTPDHVLEVNTGVQMGADPKWGNALKDLLTPLVIRKAAGADVNGDGKADGAYLKYSGDGHVVLGGSAGNDTLIGGKGIDSLWGDGGNDRLDGGDEADTVHGGDGDDIITDTGTPVGGADFLHGDAGNDVIFSGNGNDLSFGGSGQDFIVVGEDAQEVFGGLDNDFILGGSGADALLGNEGDDWLEGGDGFDSLTGENSELFFNSTIVGHDVLNGQGNDTDYDGEAGDDIMVQGAGIQRNNGMAGFDWAIHKGDVVGANSDLGIPIFVNQQEFILRDRFDLVEGLSGWKFNDVLTGTDQPLGTAPVQGTPLSNNLTLEGVARINGLDKVVGSNLINGAVNGVVLNPDNGADILLGGGGSDRIMGKAGNDIIDGDAWLNVRIEVRDANGAVIKSADSMNELKVEMLNGTLNPGQLHIVREILNDGNKGETDIALYRDVNGNYNFTRNADGSLTVNHATVSATLPFGDGTDRLLNMEKLEFGDNTQLWVTAQKATGDVNISNSAPGVGDLLRVNTANLADGNGLAGNLPITYTWQALIGGQWRDQATGTEFRVGDNLAGTQLRVNASFTDRMGDAESLVSAVTSAVGPRDQPTRGVPVVSDLTPTRTLAVTADVSGITDGDGLTNGNNFRYQWQMSSGLGFINIVGATAATFVPTQATMERQLRVVVTVTDDEGNPSVTLTSAPTQLVGNIVTGNNGANTLFGTAGSDYIDGGAGNDTLLGLAGDDVLIGGTGNDDLDGGAGADQMAGGVGNDTYHVDDAGDVITEAVNAGTDLVEVTAASYVMADNLENLTYTGTGNFNGTGNALANTMTGGRGNDTLNGMDGDDTLFGLAGNDTLIGGNGNDGLDGGLGADAMTGGLGNDTYTVDNAGDTVVEGVNGGTDTVRVSLNTYTLTQDVEVLTFTGNGGFTGTGNALANTLTGGTGVDRLNGAGGNDTLTGAGGNDFFIFGANFGQDTITDFDSNPTGGQDLLNLQARGITAANFNSNITMTTSGTSTVLNFANGDKITLLNTAVSSIQLTDFQLG from the coding sequence ATGACCTTCTTCGGCCAGTTCTTTGACCACGGTCTGGATCTGATCCCCAAAGAGGGGAACGGGATCGTCTTTATCCCGCTGATGCCGGACGATCCGCTGTACAAAGAGGGCTCCCCGACCAACTTCATGATCCTCACCCGGGCCAAGGTGGATGCCACCCACAACACCGTCAACACCACCACCCCGTGGATCGATCAGAACCAGACCTACACCTCCCATCCGTCGCACCAGATCTTCCTGCGCGAATTCACCATCATCGATGGCAAGCCCGAGCCAACCGGTCATCTGCTGAATGGCGCACACGGGATCGCCACCTGGGGTGAGGTCAAAGCTCATGCCCTGCAGTTCCTTGGCATTCAGCTGACCGATGCGGATATTTTCAACGTGCCGCTGCTGGCGACCGACCGCTACGGCAACCTGATGTTGAGCGCCAACGGCAAGGTGCAGATTGTCACCCTTCACGGGCTGGTGGAGGCCAACGGCGGTTTACTGCCTTCCGACACCCTGCGCACCGGCCATGCCTTCCTCGATGACATCGCACACACTGCGGTACCGAAATTTGACGCCAACGGCAACCTGCTGGCCGATACCAATGATGCCATCGGCGGTGCGCCGGAAGCCGGCACCTACGATAACGAACTGCTCGACCGCCACTTCATCACTGGCGACGGTCGCGGCAACGAGAACATCGGCTTAACCGCGGTGCACTCGGTATTCCACGACGAACATAACCGTCTGGTGGAGCAGTACAAAGCCACTATCCTGGGCTCCGGCGATATCAGCGTAATTAACCAGTGGCTGATGCCAAACCACCAGATCACCGAGATCCCGGCGGATACCAGCACCCTGGTGTGGAACGGCGAATACCTGTTCCAGGCCGGTCGCTTCACCACCGAGATGGAATACCAGCACCTGGTGTTTGAAGAGTTTGCCCGTTCCGTGCAGCCGGCGGTCGACCCGTTCGTCTTCTCGAACACCGCCGACATCAACCCGGCGATCTTCGCGGAGTTCGCCCACGTGGTGTACCGCTTCGGCCACTCGATGCTGACCGAGACCGTGGATCGCACCACTTTTGATATGCAGAGCGATGACCTGGGTCTGATCCAGGCCTTCCTCAACCCGCTGGCCTTCGATAACAACGGCTCAATGGACAACCAGGCAGCCATCGGCGCCATCGTGCGCGGCATGACCCGTCAGGTGGGGAATGAGATCGATGAGTTCCTGACCGGAGCGCTGCGTAATAACCTGGTCGGCCTGCCGCTGGATCTTGGTGCTCTCAACATCGCCCGCGGCCGCGACACCTTTATGCCGACCTTCAACCAGGCCCGTGCGCAGTTCTTCGAGCTGACGGGCAACAGCGAGCTGAAACCCTATGAGAGCTGGGCCGATTTCGCCGCGAACCTGAAAAATACCGCCTCGATCCTCAACTTTATGGCCGCTTACGGCCAGCATCAGCTGATCCTCAACGCCACCACCATTGCCGAAAAACGCGCGGCGGTCGAATTCCTGCTGTTTGGCCCGGCCGACGATGCCACCCGCGCCGATGCCTTTGATTTCTTCAACAGCACCGGGGCCTGGGCGAGCAAAGAGTCCGGCCTGAACATGGTCGACTTCTGGATTGGTGGCCTGGCGGAACGGAAAATGGAGTTCGGCGGCATGCTCGGCTCTACCTTTAACTTCGTCTTTGAGACGCAAATGGAGATGCTGCAGGACGGGGACCGCTTCTACTACCTGAGCCGTACCCAGGGGCTGAACATGCTCAACCAGCTGGAGGCCAACTCCTTTGCGGCGCTGGTGATGCGTAACAGCGATCTGGGCGATGAGGGCTCCTCCCACGTCCACGCCAAACTGTTCATGACCCCGGATCACGTGCTGGAAGTGAACACCGGCGTACAGATGGGGGCCGATCCAAAATGGGGTAACGCGCTGAAAGATCTGCTCACCCCGCTGGTGATTCGTAAAGCGGCCGGGGCGGATGTCAACGGCGACGGCAAGGCGGACGGCGCGTACCTGAAATACTCCGGTGACGGACACGTGGTGCTCGGCGGCTCTGCCGGGAACGACACCTTAATCGGCGGCAAAGGCATCGACAGCCTGTGGGGTGACGGCGGTAACGACCGTCTCGACGGCGGCGATGAAGCTGATACCGTGCACGGCGGCGACGGGGACGACATCATCACCGACACCGGTACGCCGGTCGGCGGGGCCGACTTCCTGCACGGTGATGCCGGGAACGACGTCATCTTCTCCGGCAACGGTAACGACCTGAGCTTCGGTGGCAGCGGCCAGGACTTCATTGTCGTGGGCGAGGATGCGCAGGAGGTATTCGGCGGGCTGGATAATGACTTTATCCTCGGCGGCTCCGGCGCTGACGCGCTGCTGGGCAACGAAGGTGACGACTGGCTGGAAGGCGGCGATGGCTTTGACTCCCTGACGGGTGAGAACTCTGAGCTGTTCTTCAACAGTACCATTGTCGGCCACGACGTGCTGAACGGTCAGGGGAACGACACCGACTACGACGGCGAAGCGGGCGATGACATCATGGTTCAGGGGGCCGGTATCCAGCGTAACAACGGGATGGCGGGCTTCGACTGGGCGATCCACAAGGGCGACGTTGTCGGCGCGAACTCCGACCTCGGAATTCCGATCTTCGTGAACCAGCAGGAGTTTATCCTGCGCGATCGTTTCGACCTGGTGGAAGGGCTGTCGGGCTGGAAATTTAACGATGTGCTCACCGGCACCGATCAGCCACTCGGTACTGCCCCGGTTCAGGGAACCCCGCTCTCCAACAACCTGACCCTTGAAGGCGTGGCACGGATCAACGGCCTGGATAAGGTGGTTGGCAGCAATCTGATCAACGGCGCGGTGAATGGCGTGGTGCTGAACCCGGACAACGGCGCGGACATTCTCCTCGGCGGCGGCGGCAGCGACCGCATCATGGGTAAAGCGGGCAATGACATTATCGATGGCGATGCCTGGCTGAACGTGCGGATCGAAGTACGCGACGCCAACGGTGCGGTGATCAAGAGCGCCGACAGCATGAACGAGCTGAAGGTCGAGATGCTGAATGGCACCCTCAATCCGGGCCAGCTGCACATCGTGCGTGAGATCCTCAATGACGGTAACAAAGGCGAAACCGACATTGCGCTCTACCGCGACGTTAACGGCAATTACAACTTTACCCGCAACGCTGACGGTAGCCTGACGGTCAACCATGCCACCGTCTCCGCTACTCTGCCATTCGGGGACGGCACCGACCGCCTGCTAAACATGGAGAAGCTGGAATTTGGCGACAATACCCAGCTGTGGGTGACGGCGCAAAAGGCCACCGGCGACGTCAACATCAGCAACAGTGCGCCGGGGGTGGGCGATCTGCTGCGGGTCAACACCGCTAACCTGGCGGATGGCAACGGTCTGGCGGGCAACCTGCCGATTACCTACACCTGGCAGGCGCTGATTGGCGGCCAGTGGCGCGACCAGGCCACCGGCACCGAGTTCCGGGTAGGCGATAACCTCGCCGGCACGCAGCTGCGGGTGAACGCCAGCTTCACCGACCGGATGGGCGATGCGGAATCCCTGGTGTCGGCCGTCACCAGCGCGGTAGGTCCACGGGATCAACCGACCCGGGGCGTACCGGTGGTCAGCGACCTGACGCCAACCCGCACCCTGGCGGTAACGGCTGACGTCTCGGGCATCACCGATGGCGACGGCCTGACCAACGGCAACAACTTCCGCTACCAGTGGCAGATGAGCTCGGGTCTGGGCTTTATCAACATTGTCGGGGCTACGGCGGCCACCTTTGTCCCGACGCAGGCCACGATGGAGCGGCAGCTGCGGGTGGTTGTGACCGTCACTGACGATGAGGGCAACCCGTCGGTGACCCTGACCTCCGCCCCGACCCAGCTGGTCGGCAATATCGTGACCGGCAACAACGGGGCCAACACCCTGTTCGGCACGGCCGGCAGCGACTATATCGACGGCGGCGCGGGTAACGACACCCTGCTCGGCCTGGCGGGCGATGACGTGCTGATCGGCGGGACGGGCAATGACGACCTGGACGGCGGCGCGGGGGCTGACCAGATGGCCGGCGGGGTCGGCAACGACACCTACCACGTGGATGATGCGGGCGACGTCATCACCGAGGCCGTCAACGCCGGGACCGATCTGGTCGAGGTTACCGCCGCCAGCTACGTGATGGCCGACAACCTCGAAAACCTGACCTATACCGGAACGGGCAACTTCAACGGCACCGGCAACGCGCTGGCCAACACCATGACCGGCGGCAGAGGCAACGACACACTCAACGGGATGGACGGTGACGATACCCTGTTCGGTCTGGCCGGAAACGACACCCTGATCGGCGGAAACGGTAACGATGGCCTTGACGGCGGCCTGGGTGCCGACGCCATGACCGGCGGGCTCGGAAACGACACCTACACCGTGGATAACGCGGGCGATACGGTGGTTGAAGGGGTTAACGGCGGGACCGATACCGTCCGGGTGAGCCTCAACACGTATACGTTGACCCAGGATGTCGAAGTGCTGACCTTTACCGGCAACGGCGGCTTCACCGGGACCGGTAACGCCCTGGCGAACACCCTCACCGGCGGCACGGGCGTGGATCGACTGAACGGCGCGGGCGGGAATGACACCCTCACCGGCGCAGGCGGCAACGACTTCTTTATCTTCGGGGCCAACTTCGGGCAGGACACCATTACCGACTTCGACAGTAACCCGACCGGCGGTCAGGATCTGCTCAACCTGCAGGCGCGGGGCATTACTGCCGCCAACTTCAACAGCAATATCACGATGACCACCAGCGGGACGTCGACGGTCCTGAACTTCGCCAACGGCGACAAAATCACGTTACTGAATACGGCAGTCAGCTCTATTCAGTTGACGGATTTCCAGCTGGGTTAA
- a CDS encoding type I secretion system permease/ATPase, protein MPRQYKSTELKNALKGTRPAFITLLFFGSVINMLMLAPAIYMLQVYDRVLASQNTTTLLMLTLLIIGLYTVIGMIEFARSSVMTRLGNRLDVKLNQLVFNAAFKRKIATGDNNPAQALNELAQIRQILSGNSLFALLDIPWTPFYLLVAFLVHPLLGYLSLGGILILLCLTLLTELSTKRPIQQAQMLSVSNSIILNKQLQNSDTIEAMGMLATLKKHWLEGHTKVMVLQTHIADKSAVYSSLSRFVRVLLQSVSLGAGALLVIAGEITPGLMIAASIILGRVLSPVEQIIGSWKQFVQFRSAWKQLTRLLEEYPAPKAILTLPTPKGVISVEGVFAAPPGQKTATLRNVSFQLEQGEVLGIIGPSASGKSSLAKLLVGVWQPLAGKVRLDGADICQWDKTLLGPSMGYLPQDVELFDGSIAQNIARFGQANSELIVAAAQLAGVHEMILLLPQGYDTPLGASGHQLSGGQRQRIGLARAVYNNPAFIVLDEPNANLDDAGEMALIKAINALRAQGQTVVLISHRPTLLGVVNKVLLINEGAVQAFGPREQVFANLRQANMLKSVPVAPAAESPAPVETQPSPREALS, encoded by the coding sequence ATGCCGCGCCAGTATAAGTCAACAGAACTGAAAAACGCCCTCAAGGGGACCAGGCCTGCATTTATTACCCTGCTGTTTTTTGGCAGCGTGATAAATATGCTTATGCTGGCGCCGGCAATTTATATGCTACAGGTGTACGACCGGGTTCTGGCCAGCCAGAACACCACCACCCTGCTGATGCTCACGTTACTCATCATCGGGTTATATACCGTCATCGGAATGATTGAGTTCGCCCGCTCCAGCGTGATGACCCGGCTGGGCAACCGGCTCGACGTGAAGTTAAATCAGCTGGTCTTTAATGCTGCCTTTAAGCGCAAAATTGCGACGGGGGATAATAACCCGGCGCAGGCGCTGAACGAGCTGGCGCAGATCCGCCAGATCCTCTCCGGCAACAGTCTGTTCGCTCTGCTCGATATTCCCTGGACGCCCTTCTATTTATTGGTGGCGTTCCTGGTCCATCCCCTGCTGGGTTATCTGTCCCTCGGCGGGATCCTGATTTTACTCTGCCTGACGCTGCTCACGGAGCTCTCCACCAAAAGGCCGATTCAACAGGCGCAGATGCTGAGCGTCAGCAACTCGATCATCCTTAACAAGCAACTCCAGAACTCCGACACCATCGAAGCCATGGGGATGCTTGCCACCCTGAAAAAGCACTGGCTGGAAGGCCATACCAAAGTGATGGTGCTCCAGACCCACATTGCCGATAAATCGGCGGTCTACAGCAGCCTGAGCCGCTTTGTCCGCGTCCTGCTGCAGTCCGTATCGCTGGGGGCCGGCGCCCTGCTGGTGATCGCCGGTGAAATCACCCCCGGGCTGATGATTGCCGCGTCGATCATCCTTGGGCGCGTGCTGAGCCCGGTGGAGCAGATCATCGGCAGCTGGAAGCAGTTCGTGCAGTTCCGCAGCGCCTGGAAACAGCTTACTCGCCTGCTGGAGGAGTACCCGGCGCCGAAAGCGATCCTCACCCTGCCAACCCCGAAAGGCGTCATCAGCGTCGAAGGGGTGTTTGCTGCCCCTCCGGGACAGAAAACGGCCACCCTGCGCAACGTCTCATTCCAGCTCGAACAGGGCGAAGTGCTGGGGATCATCGGCCCTTCCGCCTCCGGCAAGAGCTCGCTGGCGAAGCTGCTGGTGGGGGTCTGGCAGCCGCTGGCCGGGAAAGTGCGGCTGGACGGTGCCGACATCTGCCAGTGGGATAAAACCCTGCTCGGCCCGTCGATGGGCTACCTGCCACAGGACGTGGAGCTGTTTGACGGCAGCATCGCCCAGAACATCGCCCGCTTCGGTCAGGCCAACAGCGAGCTGATTGTCGCCGCGGCGCAGCTGGCCGGGGTTCACGAGATGATTTTGCTTCTGCCGCAGGGCTACGACACTCCGCTGGGTGCCAGCGGCCATCAGCTCTCCGGCGGACAGCGCCAGCGCATCGGTCTGGCGCGGGCGGTGTACAACAACCCTGCCTTTATCGTTCTCGATGAGCCCAACGCCAACCTCGACGACGCCGGGGAGATGGCCTTGATCAAGGCCATCAACGCCCTGCGCGCCCAGGGGCAGACGGTGGTGCTGATCTCCCATCGCCCGACCCTGCTGGGGGTAGTGAATAAAGTGCTGCTGATTAACGAAGGTGCCGTTCAGGCGTTCGGCCCGCGCGAGCAGGTGTTTGCCAACCTGCGCCAGGCCAACATGCTCAAATCGGTCCCCGTCGCACCCGCAGCCGAAAGCCCGGCACCTGTTGAAACCCAACCATCACCACGTGAGGCATTATCATGA
- a CDS encoding HlyD family type I secretion periplasmic adaptor subunit gives MPSGGFLLWAVKAPLDAGVVADGTVTVSSNRKTIQHLSGGRVTDIYMKEGEAVKKNQVLMRLDTLQLDMRYSALSAQYISAKTSEDRLLAERNGAQTITFSDTLLKNFAGNKRLAESQQLQAKLFETRRKNIQDELSMIEESLDGLVGQTENLNKIKGYREHQFTLINRELGAIRALSEKNYYPKAQLMVLEREAAEISSTVSEDILNIAKLKSQQNELRIKAYQVQHQYQREVESELTDKQKEVAMLEDELQSTRHELDNTVIRSPIDGIVLDVKVSTVGGVIQPGEHLMDIVAAGQPLQIDAKIPVQAIDKMAPGLTVDVMFPALNHALLPSVPARVLTVSADRLTDKVTQQPYYLAEVQVSPEGVRLLRDHKIKAGMPANVTIKTGERTFLSYLFKPLQARLELAFKEI, from the coding sequence TTGCCGTCGGGGGGATTTTTACTCTGGGCGGTAAAAGCGCCGCTGGATGCCGGGGTAGTGGCCGACGGCACGGTGACGGTCTCCAGCAACCGAAAAACCATCCAGCACCTGAGCGGCGGCCGGGTGACCGATATCTATATGAAGGAAGGGGAAGCGGTGAAAAAGAACCAGGTGTTAATGCGCCTCGACACCCTGCAGCTGGATATGCGCTACAGCGCGTTAAGCGCCCAGTATATCTCCGCCAAAACCAGCGAGGACCGGCTGCTGGCGGAACGAAACGGCGCACAGACCATCACCTTCAGCGATACGCTGCTAAAAAACTTTGCTGGTAACAAGCGCCTCGCCGAGAGTCAGCAGCTGCAGGCCAAACTTTTTGAGACCCGGCGGAAAAATATTCAGGACGAGCTGTCGATGATCGAGGAGTCCCTTGACGGTCTGGTCGGGCAGACGGAGAACCTCAATAAAATTAAGGGCTACCGCGAGCATCAGTTCACGCTGATCAACAGAGAGCTGGGGGCTATCCGGGCGCTGAGCGAGAAGAACTACTACCCCAAGGCCCAGCTGATGGTGCTGGAGCGCGAGGCGGCGGAAATCTCCAGTACCGTCTCGGAAGATATCCTCAACATCGCCAAACTGAAGTCGCAGCAGAACGAGCTGCGGATCAAAGCGTATCAGGTACAGCACCAGTACCAGCGGGAGGTGGAGTCTGAGTTAACGGATAAGCAAAAAGAGGTGGCGATGCTGGAGGACGAACTGCAATCGACCCGTCACGAGCTGGATAACACCGTGATCCGCTCGCCGATCGACGGCATTGTGCTGGACGTCAAAGTCAGCACCGTGGGCGGGGTGATCCAGCCTGGCGAACATCTGATGGATATCGTCGCCGCCGGACAGCCGCTGCAAATCGACGCCAAAATCCCGGTGCAGGCCATCGATAAAATGGCCCCGGGGCTGACCGTCGACGTGATGTTCCCGGCGCTGAACCACGCCCTGCTGCCGTCGGTCCCGGCCAGGGTGCTGACCGTCTCGGCCGACCGCCTGACCGACAAAGTGACCCAGCAGCCCTATTACCTGGCCGAAGTGCAGGTCTCCCCGGAAGGCGTGCGTCTGCTGCGCGATCACAAGATCAAAGCCGGAATGCCCGCCAACGTGACCATTAAAACCGGGGAGCGCACCTTCCTCAGCTACCTGTTTAAACCGCTGCAGGCCCGCCTGGAGCTGGCATTTAAAGAGATTTGA
- a CDS encoding YceI family protein, whose translation MLRLLLLLMVTLVCPSLLAAPIAHIIDTDKTAIRLSWRAFGGIPSWANLKGVMGTVTLNPDNEFDDRINVTIPVATLQASNNLLTWQLKSNMFFDAARYPTITFASTRVVKLGPDRYRAFGSLTVRDLSRPVILDARLDRLSGETIALHATTAISRSAYKMDRFALVVDDRIAIAIEIQAKPTKL comes from the coding sequence ATGCTGCGCCTTCTTCTCCTGCTGATGGTCACGCTCGTTTGCCCGTCGCTTTTAGCTGCGCCGATCGCGCACATCATCGACACGGACAAAACCGCCATCAGGCTGTCGTGGCGCGCCTTTGGCGGCATCCCGTCGTGGGCGAATCTGAAGGGTGTGATGGGGACGGTCACGCTGAACCCGGACAATGAATTTGACGACCGCATCAACGTCACCATTCCGGTGGCAACGCTTCAGGCCTCCAACAACCTTCTCACCTGGCAGCTCAAAAGCAATATGTTTTTTGATGCCGCCCGCTACCCGACCATCACCTTTGCCAGTACCCGGGTGGTGAAGCTCGGCCCGGATCGCTACCGCGCCTTTGGCTCCCTCACCGTCCGGGATCTCAGCCGCCCGGTGATCCTCGATGCCCGGCTCGATCGCCTGTCAGGAGAGACGATCGCCCTGCATGCCACCACCGCCATCTCACGATCGGCCTATAAAATGGATCGCTTTGCGCTGGTGGTGGACGATCGGATCGCCATTGCCATCGAGATCCAGGCAAAGCCCACCAAACTATGA